Proteins encoded in a region of the Microtus ochrogaster isolate Prairie Vole_2 chromosome 19, MicOch1.0, whole genome shotgun sequence genome:
- the Btf3 gene encoding transcription factor BTF3 isoform X2 — MRRTGAPAQADSRGRGRARGGCPGDEATPSLPPPLGGTRGQEPQMKETIMNQEKLAKLQAQVRIGGKGTARRKKKVVHRTATADDKKLQFSLKKLGVNNISGIEEVNMFTNQGTVIHFNNPKVQASLAANTFTITGHAETKQLTEMLPSILNQLGADSLTSLRRLAEALPKQSVDGKAPLATGEDDDDEVPDLVENFDEASKNEAN; from the exons ATGCGACGGACGGGCGCTCCCGCTCAGGCCGACTCTCGGGGGCGAGGGCGAGCAAGGGGCGGCTGCCCTGGGGACGAGGCGACGCcgtctcttcctccacctctcgGCGGGACCCGAGGACAGGAGCCTCAG ATGAAAGAAACGATCATGAACCAGGAAAAACTGGCCAAGCTGCAGGCACAAGTGCGCATTGGTGGGAAA GGAACTGCTCGCAGAAAGAAGAAGGTGGTTCACAGAACAGCCACAGCAGATGATAAAAAACTGCAGTTCTCCTTAAAGAAGTTAGGGGTGAACAATATCTCTGGTATTGAAGAG gTGAACATGTTTACAAACCAAGGAACAGTGATCCATTTTAACAACCCTAAAGTTCAGGCATCTctggcagcaaacaccttcacCATTACAGGCCACGCCGAGACAAAGCAACTGACAGAAATGCTTCCCAGCATTCTAAACCAGCTTGGGGCAGACAGTCTGACTAGTTTAAGGAGACTGGCTGAAGCTCTGCCCAAACAAT cTGTGGATGGAAAAGCACCACTTGCTACTggagaggatgatgatgatgaagtccCAG ATCTGGTGGAGAATTTTGATGAGGCTTCTAAGAACGAGGCAAACTGA
- the Btf3 gene encoding transcription factor BTF3 isoform X1 codes for MKETIMNQEKLAKLQAQVRIGGKGTARRKKKVVHRTATADDKKLQFSLKKLGVNNISGIEEVNMFTNQGTVIHFNNPKVQASLAANTFTITGHAETKQLTEMLPSILNQLGADSLTSLRRLAEALPKQSVDGKAPLATGEDDDDEVPDLVENFDEASKNEAN; via the exons ATGAAAGAAACGATCATGAACCAGGAAAAACTGGCCAAGCTGCAGGCACAAGTGCGCATTGGTGGGAAA GGAACTGCTCGCAGAAAGAAGAAGGTGGTTCACAGAACAGCCACAGCAGATGATAAAAAACTGCAGTTCTCCTTAAAGAAGTTAGGGGTGAACAATATCTCTGGTATTGAAGAG gTGAACATGTTTACAAACCAAGGAACAGTGATCCATTTTAACAACCCTAAAGTTCAGGCATCTctggcagcaaacaccttcacCATTACAGGCCACGCCGAGACAAAGCAACTGACAGAAATGCTTCCCAGCATTCTAAACCAGCTTGGGGCAGACAGTCTGACTAGTTTAAGGAGACTGGCTGAAGCTCTGCCCAAACAAT cTGTGGATGGAAAAGCACCACTTGCTACTggagaggatgatgatgatgaagtccCAG ATCTGGTGGAGAATTTTGATGAGGCTTCTAAGAACGAGGCAAACTGA